From the Lysobacter soyae genome, the window GGAAAGCACTAGAGGCTCCGGTTCTTAACCGTCTGCGACATCATTTTCGCGTCGCAGGCGGTTTTGCTTTGCCGTCCCTCAACAGTGCGCTGACGACAATGCCCAAGCCGAGCACTGCGGCGATCACGAAAAGTACAAATGCCACCGCCGGATAGCCAAGAAGGCGTGGGCCGCCCTCGCTGCGCATCAACATCGCCGATGCCACTATCAGTGCGGCAACAATGATTCCGGTGCTGATCCGATTCGCGACCTTTTGAATATTTTCAATCAGGTAAGACTCTTCCAAGCCGGTCATTTTCACTTGAAGCCGGTTGTTTGCCAGTAGACCCAAGATCTCCGAGAGTTGCTGTGGTGCCTCTCGCACCAGAGCTTGCATTGCCATCGCTTCGCTGGCGATTTTGGCCGGTGAAAACGATTTGCGCATTCGTTGTTTCATCACGTGCTCAAGGTGATTCTCCACCACACGTTTGACGTCAAGCTCAGGATCCAACGCCGAGCTCACCGCTTCCAGATTTAGAAGCGTCTTTCCGAGCAGCGTGAGTTCAGGGGGCGTGCGCAATCCGCATTCCGGGCCGAGTAAGGTGATATCAAGGACCAACCGCCCTTCGCTTAACGAGCGTCGTCCGGACAACGCCGCATATCGCGCCACCATCTGACCCACTTCGCGCACGTACTTTTCTTCGTCGAAGTCCTCCAGGCGGGTGCTCATGGCTATCGATTCCGCAGCCGCGTCTTCGCCACGTCCATCGATCGCCGCGAACAAAAGTTTCAGTAGCTGCTCGCGCCTTTTCGGCGGCACGTGCGCCACCATGCCGAGGTCGAGCAAGGCAATGCGGCCGTCCTCCGTGACCAACAAGTTGCCCGGGTGGGGGTCGGCGTGAATTTCGCCGTAGACGAACACTTGGTCCAGATACCCGCGCATGACCGCCGCGGCCAACGCACTCATGTCTTGTTCCGTTCTGCGTATGCCGGAAATGTCCGTGGCTTTGGTCCCCTCGACCAAGGTCATGGTCAAGACTCTTTCGCGCGTGTAATCCCAGATGGGTTGCGGAACGAACAGCTCGGGGTAGTCGGCGAAATGCGCATCGAAACGTTGCAAATTCTCTGCCTCGACGCGGTAGTCGAGCTCTGCCAGCAAGGACTTGCTGAACTCATGAGCCCAGTCCGAAAATTGCACGCGTCGGCCGATGTCGGTCCAGCGATCGGCTTTGTCCGCCAGGGCGGTGAGGGCCGCCAAGTCAATGCGAATGCCTTCGATGATGTTGGGGCGTTGCACTTTGACTGCAACAGGTCTTCCGTCGCGCAATCGTGCGCGATGCACTTGTGCCAGTGAAGCACTACCCAAGGGCGCGGGGTCGAATTCCGCAAACGCGGTACTGATTTTTACGCCGAGGTCTTGTTCCACCACTGCTTTTACCGCATCAAACGGTAGCGGTTCAACTTGGTCCTGAATCCGTTCCAACGCCTTCACGTAGTCAGGCGGAACCATATCCGGACGCGTCGAGAGTGCCTGACCGATCTTTACAAAGGTTGGCCCGAGTGCCTCAAGATCGGAAACAAACCGTTCCGCCCGTCCCTCGGATGCTTCGGGGGGCGCGGGAATATTCGCCGCATCCGCTGAAAGTCCGCTAAAGATTCCGGCGGAGCGATATTTCAGGAAGAAACTCAAGATTTGCGCCGAGCGCGCGATGTTGGTGGTTTGTGCCGTCATAAAAATCCTCTCCGAGCACGAGAGGATGCCTCGGATCATGTGAGGATCCCGCGCAAGCTACGGTCAGACGCCATGCCGGGGATCGCCTATGAGGCTCGGCTTCAGGGCTTCTTCCCTTCCACCCAAGCCGGCACGAAATCCGATCCGGCCAACCACCGCACGGGCTTGATCATCGAATCGATCGATCGTGTCATATGCGCGAAATCGATCTTGCCGTTTTCGTCAGAGGCGTGGTGGTAGTCCTTGTGCAAACCATAGCTGGAAACGGTGTGCGCAACGACCCCTTGTCGTGCAAAGGTGTAGTTGTCAGAACGTTGAAAGAAGTTTTCCTCCGGGTGCGGGTCGGCCACCAATCGCGCACCGCGTTTGGCAAGTTCCGCACCCAGATTTGAGCGGTCGTAGCCGGTCAGCCACAGCGTTTGCGCAGCGACCTTGTCATCCGGGCGGCCGATCATTTCAAACTGCAAATTGGCGACGAAGTTTTCTTTCGGGAAGGGCAGGGTTTGCAGGAAATGACGCGAGCCATAGCCGCCGGCCTCTTCGCTTCCGAAACAGACGAAATAGATCGTGCGCTTTGGCTTTTTGCCCGCGGCCAGTGCGCGGGCTAGTTCCATCACCGCCACCGACCCCGAGGCGTCATCGTCGGCGCCGTTGTTAATGCGATCCGTATCGGTCTCTTTGGTGCTCACGCCCAAGTGATCCAAGTGCGCACTCAACACAATCGTCTGTGCCGCCAGCTTGGGATCGCTGCCGGTGATTTTGCCAATGGCGTTCCACGTCGATGTGTCCGCCTGTTTCTTGAACATGGTGTCGAAAGCTATTTCGCTGCCGTCCTTCAGGGAAGACAGGTGCTGACCAAGCGCCTCATCCACGAACAACAAGTTGCCTTGCTCACCGGCTTCCACGTCCCGTTCGGCAAGCGTGGCCCAGTTGTCGCGAATCTGTTTGTTTGCCGGCACGATCACCGTGCGCGTGCCAGCTCGAGTCAGCTTGCGGAATTCCGCGAAAACATCGTTGAACTGCGCATCCTCAGCAACGGATAGCAACACCACAGCATCCTTCTCTGCAGCCTCACCGGCCTTGAGCTTTTGCAGCTTGCCTTGCACATGGGTATCCGCCATGCGGAAAGCCACCACATTGCGCTTCCAATCCATTTGCTTGGCAAGCGCGCCTTGTGCCTCGAAGGAATCGACGACCTTCTTGCCAAGGACCGGCACCGTTTGCACGAAACTCGCACGGCCGACGGTATCCACATCGCCAGCCGGCTCAAGGCCAAACTGCATGAATTGCGAGCCGATATATTCGGCCGCAATGCGCTCGAACAAGGTGCCACTACCCCGACCTTGCATCGCATCGCCCGCCAGGAAATACATTTCCGCGCGCACGTCGCGCTCTTGCACGCCCGTTTGTGGGGACGCGGCCTGTGCGCTGGTGAGTGCGCTCGCAAGCAGGCAGGCGGCAACAAGGGCTTTCAGTCGAGCTTGAGGCTTGGCATTCATCATGGGCAAATTCACATCAGACGAGATGAATGCCAGTCTAGCCGCAGTCGTCGTCAGGCGGCTTGTGCCATCAGCTCATCTTGCAGTCCGAATCCGAACGAATCCATGGACAGCACACCATAGGTCATGCCGCCTTCGATCAAGCTGCGCGCATCATCCGGATGGCTAGCACCGACGGCCACCAACAAGGGCAAGTAGTGTTCTTCAGTCGGATGCGCGCGCGTCGCGTGCGGTGCACGAGCACGATAGTCGATCAAGGCCGCCACATCGCCGCGCGCCACCGCATCGCCCACCCAATCGGCAAATGCTTTTGCGTAGTCGGGATCCGCTATCGGTGCACGAAACTCATACAGGTTATGGGTGAGGCTGCCCGACCCGATGACCAGCACACCGCGCTCGCGCAATGGGGCCAAGGCAGCACCGAGCGCGTAAGCACGTGCTGGTGTCACGTCATACGGCAACGACACTTGCAGCACCGGCAAGTCGGCTGAGGGTCGCAAATGGCGCAATGGCACCCACGCACCGTGGTCGAGTCCGCGGTGATGATCCAAGCGCGCTTCAATGCCGGCGGTCGACAACATCGCAACGATGTCTTCCGCCAGTCCAGGCGCACCGGGCGGCGTGTATTGAAGGCTGTACAACGCGGGCGGGAATCCGCCGAAATCGTGCACGGTTTCCGGCGCGGCGGTGGCGCCGACTTTGACGCCATCGGTTTGCCAGTGCGGCGACACGACCACGATCGCGGTGATCGCATCGAAGTGTGCACCGATATGTTGCAGGTTCGGTCCAAGCACGCCGGGTTCCAGTGCAAACATCGGCGAGCCGTGCGAGATGAACAGGGCGGGTGCGCGGGTCATGAAGTGAACTCCAAAAGGCGCCGCGCGATGTATTGCGCGGCGAAAGGGAATGGAAATGCGTTGTTGAAATCAGCGGGCAATCGCTCCGCGGCGTTTGTTCAACCACGCGTCGATGCTGAAGTCACCGGCACCATGCGCGGCCAACACTAGGAAACCGCCGGCCATGGCCACGTTTTTCCAGAAACTGATGGCCTGCATTTGGTCGCCGAAATCGGCGTGGAACAGCGCGGCGGAAACTAGTGAGAAGCCGGCCAGCGCGAGAGCGATCCAACGGGTGAACGCGCCGCCGAGCACAGCAAGACCCCCGCCGAGTTCAAGCGCGATGACGAGCGGCAGAAGTGCGCCGGGTACGCCCTTGGATTCCATGTATTGCTGGGTGGCGGCATAGCCCGCGATC encodes:
- a CDS encoding ABC1 kinase family protein; this translates as MTAQTTNIARSAQILSFFLKYRSAGIFSGLSADAANIPAPPEASEGRAERFVSDLEALGPTFVKIGQALSTRPDMVPPDYVKALERIQDQVEPLPFDAVKAVVEQDLGVKISTAFAEFDPAPLGSASLAQVHRARLRDGRPVAVKVQRPNIIEGIRIDLAALTALADKADRWTDIGRRVQFSDWAHEFSKSLLAELDYRVEAENLQRFDAHFADYPELFVPQPIWDYTRERVLTMTLVEGTKATDISGIRRTEQDMSALAAAVMRGYLDQVFVYGEIHADPHPGNLLVTEDGRIALLDLGMVAHVPPKRREQLLKLLFAAIDGRGEDAAAESIAMSTRLEDFDEEKYVREVGQMVARYAALSGRRSLSEGRLVLDITLLGPECGLRTPPELTLLGKTLLNLEAVSSALDPELDVKRVVENHLEHVMKQRMRKSFSPAKIASEAMAMQALVREAPQQLSEILGLLANNRLQVKMTGLEESYLIENIQKVANRISTGIIVAALIVASAMLMRSEGGPRLLGYPAVAFVLFVIAAVLGLGIVVSALLRDGKAKPPATRK
- a CDS encoding M20/M25/M40 family metallo-hydrolase encodes the protein MMNAKPQARLKALVAACLLASALTSAQAASPQTGVQERDVRAEMYFLAGDAMQGRGSGTLFERIAAEYIGSQFMQFGLEPAGDVDTVGRASFVQTVPVLGKKVVDSFEAQGALAKQMDWKRNVVAFRMADTHVQGKLQKLKAGEAAEKDAVVLLSVAEDAQFNDVFAEFRKLTRAGTRTVIVPANKQIRDNWATLAERDVEAGEQGNLLFVDEALGQHLSSLKDGSEIAFDTMFKKQADTSTWNAIGKITGSDPKLAAQTIVLSAHLDHLGVSTKETDTDRINNGADDDASGSVAVMELARALAAGKKPKRTIYFVCFGSEEAGGYGSRHFLQTLPFPKENFVANLQFEMIGRPDDKVAAQTLWLTGYDRSNLGAELAKRGARLVADPHPEENFFQRSDNYTFARQGVVAHTVSSYGLHKDYHHASDENGKIDFAHMTRSIDSMIKPVRWLAGSDFVPAWVEGKKP
- a CDS encoding dioxygenase family protein, with translation MTRAPALFISHGSPMFALEPGVLGPNLQHIGAHFDAITAIVVVSPHWQTDGVKVGATAAPETVHDFGGFPPALYSLQYTPPGAPGLAEDIVAMLSTAGIEARLDHHRGLDHGAWVPLRHLRPSADLPVLQVSLPYDVTPARAYALGAALAPLRERGVLVIGSGSLTHNLYEFRAPIADPDYAKAFADWVGDAVARGDVAALIDYRARAPHATRAHPTEEHYLPLLVAVGASHPDDARSLIEGGMTYGVLSMDSFGFGLQDELMAQAA
- a CDS encoding DoxX family protein; the protein is MNALLTLLGRTGLSLIFIISGWGKIAGYAATQQYMESKGVPGALLPLVIALELGGGLAVLGGAFTRWIALALAGFSLVSAALFHADFGDQMQAISFWKNVAMAGGFLVLAAHGAGDFSIDAWLNKRRGAIAR